The genomic DNA ACAACGACGGAGCGAACAACACGCGCTCCAGGTTGGCCAGTGCTTCCAGTGTGGTTGGAACTTCCAATCCGTAAGCCGTTATCAGTTGCGTGAGGCTCATCGTGAAGGGTTGCGGCTGATCTGCGCGCCAATAGGCGGAGTGAGGCGCGATCTCTACAGCGATGGACTCCATGCCTGACTTCGCACCGGGCGTTTCGATGTGTTTCTTCAACGCGGCGAGCAGGTTATGCCGCGTTTCGGCCTCGCCCGTCTGGCTTAAAATATCGGCAGGCACGTGATGATCCGACGGTGCTTTCGAATCAGGCCCATAAAGAAACTGCCCAACAATGCTTGAATCGACCGTGTACTGCCCGGATGCGTCGCTTTCAATCTGGGTAGGCAAGTGCAAAATGTCGTAAGGGGTGAAACGTTTTGCGAGGGTCATCAAGCGATCAAACAGGTCGCGAGCACCGGGAATATCGTTGAGCTGGGCGGACTGCGCGGTTAACCGGGCGTGCCCACCAAAATAGAGAATGCCTTTATAGGGATCAATGTGAGTGATACTGATCCCCTCTCCCGACACTGACTGCTCCAATTGCTTGAACGCCGACGAGGTGAAAACCGTCTGCAACGCGTCAATCCAGTGCCCCAGCGTGGACTCTCCCGGAACGGGCAGGCGCGCGCCTGATGAATGTTGCGCTGAATAAGTTCGCAGCAATCGGGCATCAGCCGCCGCGCGAGAAGCGTCGGTATGCGCCGACGAAATGCTCTCAACCCTCGCAGACGGCGAATTGTTCACGTTATAGATGTTTTGAGGAGCAGCATTTTTTATCGAGCCAAAGCCCGCTACGCCAATAATATTCACGGTCATATTTTATCTCTATCACGGTTTCGATGAACGGCCCGCCATCGCACGAAGTGCACAGCACAAAAAACGGGCAACGTTATATAGCGCCGACAAAATTTAATGCTCAGTTAATAAAAGCGAGCACCAAACTCCACGACCATTTCTCGAACACCCCAAACTGTCGAGCTAAATTAATTCCCTTATAAAATGAGCGCGAACCAGCTGACCAGTAAACTAACCAGACAATGTCCGACATTGAAGAAAGACGTCCTCCGACGCTCAACCATTACGTGGCCTTCGTCGTTTGAATAGTTCCAAAGAAACTAACGCACGAGACTGCTATATCGATTGAATATAACTAACAACTCCATAGCGAATGGCTATTGAAAGAACATCAACTTTTAAGCACTTTCCTATATCCCGCTATTGATGACGCTCAGACGCAACAATCCCATACTTGCGCAACTTGCGGTACAGCGTGTTACGACTGACCGCCAGCAGTTGCGCCGTGCGGGTTATATGCCAGCGCTGCTGTTCAAGTGCACTCAGCAGCGTTTTACGCTCCGCCTCGTCCAAGGGCGAAACATCGACAGATGTGGAGGGCGCCAGACTCGGTGTACGCACATTTGCCGGCAGGTCATCCAACCCAACTTGCCCACCCTCGGCCAACGCCACCAGCGTGCGCAAGACCATGCGCAATTGCCGCACATTGCCCGGCCAGGCATAGCTGAGCAGCGCCTGCCGTGCCGCCGCGTCGAGCGTGATCACTTGCCCCGCCGCCTCTTGCTCCAGCAGAAAGTCCAGCAACTGCGCTTTGTCCGCGCGCTCACGCAAGGCCGGCAACCCGACTTCAAGGCCATTGAGGCGGTAATACAGATCCTCTCGAAAGCTGCCGGCCTGAACGCGCTCGAGCAAATTGCGGTGAGTGGCGCTGATGATCCGCACATCGACTGCCTGCGCAGCCCCACCGATAGGCACGACCATACGGTCCTCCAACACCCTTAAAAGACGGGTTTGCAACGCGAACGGCATGTCGCCGATCTCGTCGAGAAACAGCGTGCCGCCATCGGCCTGTTGCAGTTTGCCGCGCATGCCCTCCTTCAATGCGCCGGTAAAACTGCCGCCGCGGTAGCCGAACAACTCGCTTTCAATCAGGTTCTCGGGAATGGCGGCACAATTGAGCGCGACGAAAGGCTTTCCCGCGCGCTGGCTGGCCTGATGCACAGCCTTGGCGAACGCCTCTTTGCCGCAGCCGGTTTCACCGTTGATCAGCAATGGCACATCACGCTCAAACACTTTCACGGCTTTGCGAAAATCCTGTTGCAGGACAGGGTCGCCCAGGCAGATCCCCGGTAAACGCGGTGCCTCAGGCTTGACCACTGGCGCCGGCACGCTGCGCGGCTGGCCCCGCAACGCGGCGAACAACGAGCGGCCATCACGGGTACGTAATGGCCAACTGGCCGTGGCATTTGCGCTGGCGCGGCTGAGCAGTTGGTCCAGGGAACAGTCGAAAAACGCCTCCACCGGCTGCCCCAGCAAACCGCCGCGCAGCTGCCCGAGCAGGTTCAGCGCGCTCTGGTTAACCGCGCAGATGCGCCCTTCCCCGTCAAACGCCAGCAACCCTTCGCTGAACAGCCCTACGGACTCGGCCTGCAAGTGAAAACGCAGCAACCACTGGTTTTCGAAGTGACGCAGGAAATAACAGCTTTCGATCATCTTCGCCGACAGGTTCACCAGCGCCATGGTATGGAACTGGCTCTGGCGCGACACCGCTTCGCGTGCCGAGGACACGTCGAGCACCGCCAGCAATTCGCCATGGGGGTCGAACACCGGGCTCGCCGAGCAGGCCAGCCCGGTATGGCGACCGCGAAAATGCTCATCGCGGTGAATGGTCAGGGATTGGCGTTCCACCAGGCAGGTACCGATACCGTTGGTGCCTTCCCGTGCCTCGCTCCAGTCGGCGCCGAGCCACAGCCCGGCGCGCTCGAAAATCTTGCGTTCGGACGGCGCCGTCACACAGTTGAGGATCACCCCGCGCGCGTCGGTCAGCAGCACCGCGTGGCCGGCGCCCGAGAGCTGTTGATGCAGGCTGTTCATCTCGCTGCCGGCAATGTGCAGCACTTGCTGCAGGCGTTC from Pseudomonas tolaasii NCPPB 2192 includes the following:
- a CDS encoding sigma-54-dependent Fis family transcriptional regulator — translated: MHNDHFGRHAQQVLTVAHGRDPSSDPSIARSWLRCLEDYHLDPAVSIAPTVLEHGRLLESRERLQQVLHIAGSEMNSLHQQLSGAGHAVLLTDARGVILNCVTAPSERKIFERAGLWLGADWSEAREGTNGIGTCLVERQSLTIHRDEHFRGRHTGLACSASPVFDPHGELLAVLDVSSAREAVSRQSQFHTMALVNLSAKMIESCYFLRHFENQWLLRFHLQAESVGLFSEGLLAFDGEGRICAVNQSALNLLGQLRGGLLGQPVEAFFDCSLDQLLSRASANATASWPLRTRDGRSLFAALRGQPRSVPAPVVKPEAPRLPGICLGDPVLQQDFRKAVKVFERDVPLLINGETGCGKEAFAKAVHQASQRAGKPFVALNCAAIPENLIESELFGYRGGSFTGALKEGMRGKLQQADGGTLFLDEIGDMPFALQTRLLRVLEDRMVVPIGGAAQAVDVRIISATHRNLLERVQAGSFREDLYYRLNGLEVGLPALRERADKAQLLDFLLEQEAAGQVITLDAAARQALLSYAWPGNVRQLRMVLRTLVALAEGGQVGLDDLPANVRTPSLAPSTSVDVSPLDEAERKTLLSALEQQRWHITRTAQLLAVSRNTLYRKLRKYGIVASERHQ